A window of the Sandaracinaceae bacterium genome harbors these coding sequences:
- a CDS encoding TetR/AcrR family transcriptional regulator, giving the protein MGDRLSREDWVEAGLRALAAHGHEELKADRLARRLGVSRGSFYWHFADLAAFHVAVLEHWRVRYADAIIASLDSEPSARAKLTQLLRRTVGADPSLEAALRAWSISDDVARRVVDATDQVRVSYVAELLREHGVHADHAEPRAHLAYWAYLGQAVAATRPSPELSTLAVAELVRMVLGA; this is encoded by the coding sequence ATGGGTGACAGGTTGAGTCGGGAAGACTGGGTCGAGGCTGGCTTGCGTGCGCTCGCCGCTCATGGACACGAGGAACTCAAGGCCGACCGCCTCGCCCGACGTTTGGGGGTCAGTCGTGGGAGCTTCTACTGGCACTTCGCCGACCTCGCGGCCTTTCACGTGGCCGTGCTCGAGCACTGGCGCGTACGCTATGCAGACGCGATCATCGCTTCGCTCGATTCGGAGCCGAGCGCACGTGCCAAACTCACGCAGCTGTTGCGGCGAACCGTGGGCGCCGATCCCTCCCTCGAGGCAGCGCTGCGTGCATGGTCCATCTCGGACGACGTTGCGCGCCGGGTGGTGGACGCCACGGACCAGGTACGCGTGAGCTACGTGGCGGAGCTGCTGCGTGAGCATGGTGTGCACGCTGACCACGCCGAGCCACGCGCCCACCTGGCGTACTGGGCGTACTTGGGACAGGCGGTGGCGGCGACGCGACCGAGCCCCGAGCTGAGCACCCTAGCCGTGGCCGAGCTGGTGCGCATGGTGCTTGGCGCGTAG
- a CDS encoding TolC family protein has translation MRLGWYSLFAVALVGCTRPSMSPDVARVRELTGVQRLAAVADVEVDPVASEEAHRMLGEPLTADAAVRVALLNNRELRATLRELGVARGRLMQAGVLPNPTVEVELQPERNSRFELRVEYDLTSAILAPRRARAAAPELTAARFHAAGAVVALGYHVRVAFYRVQASEQQLALAQRMLDTHAAGRDAARAMYAAGNVPELNVASMEVAYERARITVAELELAVATAREALHRLLGAHGADTAWELTGELPPVPEAPSIPTAVEQDVIEASLDLRETRERLEGLARRAGVARTAGWLPDIAVDLHALNGNPEDDPMGSSGWRFGGGVSVGVPLFDQQRGTTRALQAEFDALLERFYGQAVDLRSAAREARNRVTSAHARARQYQTVIVPGQARVTQQTLLQYNAMQVGIYHLLQARREELEAQLAHVETLREYWSATAEMTALLAGKQVEGAPRGASTMSSGASGAAEGH, from the coding sequence ATGAGGCTCGGCTGGTACAGCCTGTTCGCGGTGGCGCTCGTCGGCTGCACGCGACCTTCCATGAGTCCGGACGTGGCCCGCGTGCGCGAGCTGACGGGCGTGCAGCGCCTGGCCGCGGTGGCCGACGTGGAGGTCGACCCGGTGGCCTCCGAGGAAGCCCATCGGATGTTGGGCGAGCCGCTGACCGCCGACGCCGCGGTGCGCGTCGCGCTGCTGAACAACCGAGAGCTGCGAGCCACGTTGCGGGAGCTGGGCGTCGCCCGCGGGCGCCTGATGCAAGCCGGCGTGCTGCCCAACCCGACCGTCGAGGTGGAGCTTCAGCCGGAACGCAACTCGCGCTTCGAGCTGCGGGTGGAGTACGACCTCACGAGCGCCATCCTCGCGCCCCGACGTGCCCGCGCAGCAGCCCCCGAGCTCACCGCCGCCCGCTTCCATGCCGCTGGCGCGGTCGTGGCGCTCGGCTACCACGTACGCGTCGCGTTCTATCGCGTCCAGGCCAGCGAGCAGCAGCTCGCGCTCGCGCAGCGCATGCTGGACACCCACGCGGCCGGCCGTGACGCCGCGCGCGCCATGTACGCCGCTGGCAACGTCCCCGAGCTCAACGTGGCGAGCATGGAGGTCGCGTACGAGCGAGCCCGCATCACCGTGGCGGAGCTGGAGCTCGCGGTCGCCACCGCGCGCGAAGCCCTGCACCGGCTGCTGGGCGCGCACGGAGCAGACACGGCGTGGGAGCTGACGGGCGAGCTGCCGCCGGTGCCCGAGGCCCCGAGCATCCCGACCGCCGTCGAGCAGGACGTGATCGAGGCCAGCCTGGACCTGCGCGAGACGCGTGAGCGCCTCGAGGGGCTCGCGCGGCGTGCGGGGGTCGCGCGCACCGCGGGATGGTTACCGGACATCGCGGTCGACCTGCACGCGCTGAACGGCAACCCCGAGGACGACCCGATGGGCTCGAGCGGCTGGCGCTTCGGTGGCGGCGTGAGCGTGGGCGTGCCCCTCTTCGACCAGCAGCGCGGCACCACACGCGCGCTGCAGGCGGAGTTCGACGCGCTGCTGGAGCGCTTCTACGGACAGGCCGTGGATCTGCGCTCGGCCGCGCGCGAGGCGCGCAATCGCGTGACGTCGGCGCACGCGCGGGCCCGCCAGTACCAGACCGTCATCGTCCCCGGACAAGCGCGCGTCACCCAGCAGACGCTGCTGCAGTACAACGCCATGCAAGTAGGCATCTACCACTTGCTGCAGGCGCGGCGCGAGGAGCTCGAGGCGCAGCTGGCGCACGTGGAGACGTTGCGTGAGTACTGGAGCGCGACGGCGGAGATGACCGCGCTGTTGG
- a CDS encoding sigma-54-dependent Fis family transcriptional regulator, which yields MDATPEPESQATFAARHDLRGLVYQSAAMHDVACLAVAVAPSDAPVLITGPNGAGKERIADIVHHNSARRGGPFVRVNAGALPEDLLEAELFGAEAGAFTGALRARVGRFEAAHRGTLFLDELGNLSLAGQMKLLRVLETGEYERLGSSTTRRCDVRVVSATNADLDVAVATGAFREDLLYRLNVIELRLPSLAERADDILVLTDHLLQALRMQHGALELGPGARHALLRHRWPGNVRELQNRLRRASLVCRGGVIVASDLGLPADDGRDLRVRRTERGATPIATNGPERKVVELALQRASGVVSRAAADLGMSRQALYRRMERTGLRVERRVSE from the coding sequence ATGGACGCGACACCCGAACCAGAGAGCCAGGCCACATTCGCGGCCCGGCACGACCTCCGCGGCCTGGTCTACCAGAGCGCGGCGATGCACGACGTCGCGTGCCTGGCGGTCGCCGTGGCCCCGTCTGACGCGCCGGTGCTGATCACGGGCCCCAATGGCGCGGGAAAGGAGCGCATAGCAGACATCGTCCATCACAACTCCGCGCGACGAGGCGGTCCGTTCGTGCGTGTCAACGCGGGCGCGCTGCCAGAGGATCTGCTGGAAGCGGAGCTCTTTGGGGCCGAAGCTGGCGCGTTCACGGGCGCACTCAGGGCGCGTGTGGGGCGCTTCGAAGCTGCGCACCGTGGAACGCTCTTCCTCGACGAGTTGGGCAACTTGTCGCTCGCTGGTCAGATGAAGCTCTTGCGGGTGCTGGAGACGGGTGAGTACGAGCGCCTCGGATCCAGCACGACGCGCCGATGCGACGTGAGGGTCGTCTCCGCGACCAACGCCGACCTCGACGTGGCGGTCGCGACCGGGGCGTTCCGAGAGGACCTGTTGTACCGGCTCAACGTGATCGAGCTTCGGCTGCCTTCCTTGGCCGAGCGCGCCGACGACATCCTGGTGCTGACGGACCACTTGCTGCAAGCGCTTCGAATGCAGCACGGCGCCCTCGAGCTCGGACCGGGCGCGAGGCATGCACTCCTGCGGCACCGGTGGCCCGGGAACGTGCGCGAGCTGCAGAACCGCTTACGTCGCGCCAGCTTGGTGTGCCGGGGCGGGGTCATCGTCGCGAGCGACCTGGGGCTGCCGGCGGACGACGGACGCGACCTCCGCGTGCGTCGCACCGAGCGCGGAGCGACACCCATCGCCACGAACGGGCCTGAGCGAAAGGTGGTCGAGCTCGCGCTCCAGCGTGCCTCCGGGGTCGTGTCGCGGGCTGCAGCCGACCTCGGGATGAGCCGGCAGGCGCTGTACCGGCGGATGGAGCGTACCGGGCTGCGCGTCGAACGCCGAGTCAGCGAGTGA
- a CDS encoding amidohydrolase family protein yields MGCADEDPEPAREGAALDAHLHVASQALTDFFTGGGVPAPTGAELVARLDEARVTRGVVLAPGYMPFPDDSYVGPENDYAAAQVAAFPDRLIGFCGINPRFDSAPDEITRCLALPGMVGIKLHLPASEVDLRNLDHVAALAAVFERIDESGAPVMLHTGDPWSQPLDNDAFARLSEIINAHPSVRIAHAHCAGNTDDASIEAWLRVPGSGYRANAFVDTSACLRFYRDAPLATRELMVWRFRQWGIERVLLGSDYLQFQPEETPAEAIATLRQYPFTTEELDVILSNDGAAWLVGASE; encoded by the coding sequence ATGGGCTGCGCCGATGAGGACCCGGAACCCGCGCGTGAGGGCGCCGCCCTCGACGCACACCTCCACGTCGCCAGCCAGGCCCTGACCGACTTCTTCACGGGGGGTGGGGTACCGGCGCCAACGGGGGCCGAGCTCGTGGCGCGTCTCGACGAGGCGCGGGTCACACGCGGCGTCGTGCTCGCTCCTGGCTACATGCCGTTCCCCGACGATTCGTACGTGGGTCCAGAGAACGACTACGCCGCTGCGCAGGTGGCCGCGTTTCCGGACCGACTGATAGGGTTCTGCGGCATCAACCCCCGCTTCGACAGCGCGCCCGACGAGATCACACGATGCCTCGCGCTACCGGGCATGGTCGGCATCAAGCTTCATCTCCCTGCGTCGGAGGTCGACCTACGCAACCTCGACCACGTCGCGGCCCTCGCCGCGGTGTTCGAGCGAATCGACGAGAGTGGCGCACCCGTCATGCTGCACACGGGAGACCCCTGGAGTCAGCCACTGGACAACGATGCGTTCGCTCGTCTCTCGGAGATCATCAATGCACACCCGAGCGTCCGCATCGCGCATGCGCACTGCGCTGGGAACACGGACGACGCCAGCATCGAGGCTTGGCTGCGCGTGCCGGGCTCCGGGTATCGAGCCAATGCCTTCGTGGATACGAGCGCGTGCCTGCGATTCTACCGTGACGCACCCCTCGCAACCCGAGAGCTGATGGTGTGGCGCTTTCGCCAGTGGGGCATCGAGCGGGTGCTGCTCGGTTCCGACTATCTTCAGTTCCAGCCCGAAGAGACACCCGCGGAGGCTATCGCGACGCTGCGCCAGTACCCTTTCACCACGGAAGAGCTGGACGTGATCCTCTCCAACGACGGTGCTGCATGGCTCGTCGGCGCGAGCGAGTAG